The following are from one region of the Segatella oris genome:
- a CDS encoding magnesium transporter CorA family protein gives MRNYWNINENLSAIKEWQPNCWIQVTCPTDEDQEYLQDTFHIPDYFLSDISDTDERARYEYDDGWMLIILRIPYVKEVRSRTPYTTVPLGIIHKRDVTITVCYYETNMMLDFVSYQQKRREGFTDFVDLTFRLFLSSAVWYLKRLKQISTLIDKAKHNLDQDVNNESLIGLSRLQDSLTYFITSIRGNENLLQKLKFKLQVDELDADLIEDVGIEMTQARETTNIYSDILKSTMETYSSIINNNMNTVMRTLTSVSIIMMFPTLISSLFGMNLVNGMETSSYGFAIALILSVVVSGASWWFLRHKRLL, from the coding sequence ATGAGAAACTATTGGAATATCAATGAGAATTTGAGTGCCATCAAGGAATGGCAGCCCAATTGCTGGATACAAGTTACATGCCCTACGGACGAAGATCAGGAGTATCTTCAAGATACTTTCCATATCCCCGACTACTTTCTTTCCGACATTAGCGATACCGACGAGCGTGCCCGTTATGAATATGATGACGGCTGGATGCTCATCATTCTGCGTATCCCATACGTGAAAGAGGTGCGTTCGCGCACGCCATATACCACGGTTCCATTGGGTATTATCCACAAACGCGATGTCACCATCACGGTTTGTTACTACGAAACCAACATGATGTTAGACTTCGTAAGCTATCAGCAGAAGCGGCGTGAAGGCTTTACCGACTTTGTGGATCTCACTTTCAGACTGTTTCTTTCAAGTGCAGTATGGTATCTGAAACGACTCAAACAAATCAGCACACTCATTGACAAAGCCAAGCATAATCTCGATCAGGATGTGAACAACGAAAGTCTGATTGGACTGAGCAGACTACAGGATTCGCTCACTTATTTCATCACTTCAATCCGTGGGAATGAGAACCTGTTGCAGAAACTGAAGTTCAAACTGCAGGTGGATGAACTCGATGCAGACCTCATTGAGGATGTAGGCATTGAGATGACACAGGCTCGTGAAACGACAAATATTTATTCGGACATTCTCAAATCGACGATGGAAACCTACTCAAGCATCATCAACAACAACATGAACACTGTGATGAGAACGCTGACTTCGGTGAGTATCATCATGATGTTTCCCACACTTATCTCGAGTCTTTTCGGCATGAACCTTGTCAACGGCATGGAAACCAGTTCTTATGGTTTTGCCATTGCACTGATACTTTCAGTTGTCGTGTCGGGTGCTTCATGGTGGTTTTTGCGCCATAAACGCCTGTTATAG
- a CDS encoding diaminopimelate dehydrogenase, with product MKKIRAAVVGYGNIGHYTIEALEASHDFEIAGIVRRQGDKNKPAELSAYDVVDDITKLKDVDVAILATPTRSCPEYAEKITALGINTVDSFDIHTSILDYRTKQMANNKKTNTVSVISAGWDPGSDSIVRVLMESLAPKGLTYTNFGPGMSMGHSVCVRSKEGVKNALSVTIPLGEGIHRRMVYVELEDGAKLEDVTAEIKADPYFAHDETHVFAVASVDDVRDMGHGVNLIRKGVSGKTQNQRLEFNMSINNPALTAQVLVNVARASMRLQPGCYTMPEIPVIDMLPGTREEIVATLV from the coding sequence ATGAAGAAAATCAGAGCAGCAGTAGTAGGCTATGGCAACATCGGCCACTACACCATTGAAGCGCTTGAAGCCTCACATGACTTCGAAATTGCAGGTATCGTACGCCGTCAGGGAGATAAAAACAAACCTGCAGAACTGTCAGCCTACGACGTTGTTGACGACATTACGAAACTCAAAGACGTTGATGTGGCCATCCTTGCAACGCCAACTCGCAGCTGTCCGGAATATGCAGAGAAGATCACTGCATTAGGCATCAACACCGTTGACAGCTTCGATATACACACTTCTATCCTTGACTATCGTACCAAACAGATGGCAAACAACAAGAAAACCAATACTGTAAGTGTCATCTCTGCAGGCTGGGATCCGGGCTCAGACTCTATCGTTCGTGTGCTTATGGAAAGCCTTGCGCCGAAAGGTTTAACCTACACCAACTTCGGCCCTGGCATGTCAATGGGTCACTCAGTGTGTGTACGTAGCAAGGAAGGGGTAAAGAATGCGCTTTCTGTTACTATCCCATTGGGCGAAGGTATTCATCGCCGTATGGTCTATGTAGAACTTGAAGACGGTGCAAAACTCGAGGATGTGACCGCTGAAATCAAAGCCGATCCCTACTTTGCACATGATGAAACCCACGTATTTGCAGTTGCCTCAGTCGATGATGTACGCGACATGGGCCATGGTGTAAACCTTATTCGCAAAGGTGTTTCAGGCAAGACGCAGAACCAACGATTGGAGTTCAACATGAGCATCAACAATCCTGCACTCACCGCTCAAGTGCTTGTCAACGTGGCACGCGCGTCAATGCGTCTGCAACCGGGCTGCTACACGATGCCTGAAATCCCCGTCATCGACATGCTTCCAGGTACGCGTGAGGAGATTGTGGCAACGTTGGTGTAA
- a CDS encoding DUF1648 domain-containing protein yields MKTPENKQVNQKYSKDFMILALLVGLVMLTAHVYDMAPALIPTHFGLNLSSPMGYGPKSSLLVVAVIGICFGLAGVAAGHSKNLPIRINGLSMHKMNEVQKEALRQLVYRFTVCIILLCACVVMLLVPVVLPRVAVTVLFILLFAWLLYSAVNASFKIRRMR; encoded by the coding sequence ATGAAAACACCTGAAAACAAACAAGTGAATCAGAAATACAGCAAGGATTTCATGATTTTAGCCCTCTTGGTAGGACTTGTTATGCTTACAGCTCATGTCTATGATATGGCTCCTGCACTGATACCTACCCATTTCGGGCTGAACCTTTCAAGTCCAATGGGGTATGGGCCTAAGTCATCTTTGCTGGTTGTTGCAGTTATAGGCATTTGCTTTGGCTTGGCAGGTGTCGCCGCAGGGCATAGCAAGAACCTGCCAATTCGCATCAACGGACTCTCTATGCACAAGATGAATGAGGTTCAGAAAGAGGCTCTAAGGCAGCTTGTCTATCGCTTTACGGTCTGCATCATCCTCTTGTGTGCGTGCGTAGTCATGCTGCTTGTGCCTGTTGTTTTGCCGCGTGTGGCAGTCACAGTACTGTTTATTCTGCTGTTTGCCTGGCTTTTATACAGTGCTGTGAACGCCTCTTTCAAGATACGGAGAATGCGCTGA
- a CDS encoding DMT family transporter, protein MMQNSKLKGYIEAIISSATFGTIPLFSIPVLAAGMQISSLLVYRFGFACLLMMIILIYNGKSLRLTFGEGLRLSFMALLYAVSAICLVNGYNYLPSGVATTLLFSYPVFTAILEIIFSHHRLTLPIALSIMLAVAGVAMLSGIITNGFDVKSSVGLLLELSSGLLYAIYMVAYPNMKIKNMGSLKTNFFVFLMAMMLLALYSLFTTGYIQPIGNINVFFYLLLLGFIPTTISNVTLVMAMKNIDSTSVATLGAFEPLTAMAIGILVFGEPMTWCVGIGFVMIVSAVYILIKHNA, encoded by the coding sequence ATGATGCAAAACTCAAAGCTAAAAGGCTATATCGAAGCCATCATTTCTTCGGCAACTTTCGGGACAATTCCCCTCTTCAGCATTCCTGTCTTGGCTGCAGGCATGCAGATTTCTTCCCTGCTTGTCTATCGTTTTGGCTTCGCTTGCCTGTTGATGATGATAATACTCATCTATAACGGAAAGTCACTTCGACTCACTTTCGGTGAGGGATTACGGCTCAGTTTCATGGCACTGCTCTACGCCGTTTCAGCCATTTGCCTTGTCAACGGCTATAATTATCTGCCGAGCGGTGTGGCAACAACGCTGCTTTTCTCCTACCCCGTATTCACAGCAATCCTTGAAATCATCTTCTCTCATCATCGACTTACGCTCCCCATTGCGCTCTCCATAATGCTTGCCGTGGCTGGTGTTGCCATGCTGTCAGGCATTATCACGAATGGCTTCGACGTGAAATCAAGTGTCGGATTGCTGCTTGAACTCTCTTCAGGACTACTATATGCAATTTATATGGTGGCCTATCCGAACATGAAAATCAAGAATATGGGCAGTCTGAAAACCAACTTCTTTGTCTTTCTAATGGCTATGATGCTGCTTGCTTTATATTCATTGTTCACCACGGGATATATCCAACCGATCGGCAATATCAACGTATTTTTCTACCTATTATTATTAGGTTTCATCCCAACGACTATCAGTAACGTAACCCTTGTCATGGCAATGAAGAACATAGACAGCACGAGTGTGGCCACACTTGGTGCTTTCGAACCTCTCACGGCCATGGCTATCGGCATCCTTGTCTTTGGAGAACCCATGACATGGTGTGTCGGCATAGGCTTCGTGATGATTGTTTCTGCAGTTTATATCCTTATCAAGCACAACGCATAA
- a CDS encoding chromate transporter: MVFLQLFIAFFEIGLFGFGGGYAMISLIQSMVVTRFHWLTTSEFTNVIAISQMTPGPVGINSATYCGYSAVHHAGYSEPIAILGSVTATFALVLPSFILMILISKMFMKYMQTTAVQSIFLGLRPAIVGLLAAATLLLMTPENFSTPADPWTFWISIALFVVTFVGTKIIGINPIRMIGYAAFAGLLLLY, translated from the coding sequence ATGGTTTTTCTACAGCTTTTCATCGCATTTTTTGAAATTGGTTTATTCGGTTTCGGTGGCGGATACGCCATGATTTCGTTAATCCAGAGCATGGTAGTCACCCGATTTCATTGGCTCACTACCAGTGAATTTACCAATGTTATCGCTATCAGTCAGATGACACCCGGCCCTGTTGGTATCAACTCGGCTACCTATTGCGGCTACAGTGCCGTTCATCATGCAGGCTATTCTGAACCAATTGCCATTCTCGGTTCGGTCACTGCAACCTTTGCTTTGGTGCTTCCTTCGTTCATATTAATGATACTTATCAGTAAGATGTTCATGAAATACATGCAGACAACAGCTGTTCAGAGCATCTTTCTTGGGCTTCGTCCGGCTATCGTTGGCCTGTTGGCAGCAGCAACATTGTTGCTGATGACGCCCGAAAACTTCTCTACTCCCGCTGATCCTTGGACTTTTTGGATAAGCATTGCCCTTTTCGTTGTGACCTTTGTAGGTACGAAAATCATCGGCATCAACCCCATCCGAATGATTGGTTATGCAGCTTTTGCTGGATTACTGCTGCTTTATTGA
- a CDS encoding chromate transporter, translating to MYINLFKTFFKIGIVTFGGGYAMIPMIEEDVVRRNKWVSKDEFIDLLAIAQTCPGVFAINISTFIGYKIKKIPGAICTALGATLPSFIIILLIAMFFHQFQNNSVVAAMFAGIRPAVVALIAAPTFTLAKDTHINLANCWIPIAGALAIWLLGVNPIWVIVAAAFGGYIYGKYIKPTE from the coding sequence ATGTATATAAACCTATTCAAGACATTCTTCAAGATTGGCATAGTCACCTTCGGAGGTGGCTATGCCATGATTCCCATGATAGAAGAGGACGTCGTTCGCCGCAACAAATGGGTCAGCAAGGACGAGTTCATCGACCTACTCGCCATTGCCCAGACCTGTCCCGGCGTCTTTGCAATCAACATCAGCACCTTTATTGGCTACAAAATCAAGAAGATTCCAGGTGCAATCTGCACAGCCTTGGGAGCTACCCTACCCTCTTTTATCATCATTCTTCTCATTGCGATGTTCTTCCATCAGTTTCAAAACAATTCGGTTGTTGCTGCGATGTTTGCCGGCATTCGCCCTGCTGTGGTGGCCTTAATAGCAGCACCAACATTTACTTTGGCTAAGGATACACACATCAATTTGGCCAATTGTTGGATACCGATTGCAGGGGCTTTGGCCATATGGCTGCTTGGAGTGAACCCTATTTGGGTGATTGTTGCAGCGGCATTTGGTGGCTATATCTACGGCAAATATATCAAACCAACAGAATAA
- the purL gene encoding phosphoribosylformylglycinamidine synthase — translation MILFFRTQSKSVIATEVDHQLNPDEISKLSWLYGDATLEEAQELTGFFVGPRREMITPWSTNAVEITQNMSLDGILRIEEYFPVDSEDAEHDPMLQRMYNGIGQDIFTVNHEAEPIQYVDDLEKYNEEEGLALSKDEISYLHKLEKENGRPLTDSEIFGFAQINSEHCRHKIFGGQFVIDGKEKESSLFNMIKKTTKENPNKILSAYKDNVAFAQGPVIEQFAPADQSTSDYFKVKEIESVISLKAETHNFPTTVEPFNGAATGTGGEIRDRMGGGTGSWPIAGTACYMTAYPRLKDEQGKPDVERDWEDIMPVRKWLYQSPEQILIKASNGASDFGNKFGQPLICGSVLTFEHQENQEKYAYDKVIMLAGGVGYGKKRDCLKKEPQKGNKIVVVGGDNYRIGLGGGSVSSVDTGRYSNGIELNAIQRANPEMQKRAYNLVRALVEEDENPVVSIHDHGSAGHLNCLSELVEECGGEIDMAKLPIGDKTLSAKEIIANESQERMGLLIDEKYLDHVQKIAERERAPMYVVGETTGDAHFCFKQADGVKPFDLDVAQMFGHTPKTVMVDETVERRYDDVKYSEDHLDNYLNRVLQLEAVACKDWLTNKVDRSVTGKIARQQGQGEIQLPLSDCGVVALDYRGEKGIATAMGHAPQAGLADPKAGSVLSVAESLTNLVWAPLEEGLDSVSLSANWMWPCRSQKGEDARLYAAVEALSDFCCAIHVNVPTGKDSLSLSQQYPNGEKIIAPGTVIVSAGGEVSDVKKVVSPVIINDKNSSLYHIDFSFDEQHLGGSAFAQSLGKVGSDVPTVKNPEYFVDCFNAVQELIRRGWVMAGHDISAGGLITTLLEMTFANKAGGLNINLHDIAGNDLVKMLFAENPGVVIQVSDTHKAELLEYLEDAGIGFAKIGYPTPNNRKITVKKDEIVHEFDIDTLRDTWFKTSYLLDRDQSFNGMAKKRFTNYKKQAIELQFNSYFKGTLESYGLTVGQRQPSGVKAAIIREKGTNGEREMAYTLYLAGFDVKDVMMTDLISGRETLEDVNFIVFCGGFSNSDVLGSAKGWAGAFLYNQKAKEALEKFYARQDTLSLGICNGCQLMIELNLINPEHTHRSHLCHNNSKKFESSFLGLTIPQNESIMLHSLSGSKLGIWVAHGEGRFYLPEPEDHYNVVAKYNYAEYPGNPNGSDYNVAGICSKDGRHLAMMPHPERAIFPWQNAYYPRNRKQDEVTPWIEAFVNARKWIEEKTNN, via the coding sequence ATGATTCTTTTTTTCAGAACTCAATCAAAGAGTGTGATTGCGACTGAAGTTGACCATCAGCTCAATCCAGATGAAATCAGTAAACTTAGCTGGCTTTATGGCGATGCAACGCTTGAAGAGGCTCAAGAACTTACGGGTTTCTTCGTAGGGCCACGTCGCGAAATGATTACTCCATGGAGTACGAATGCCGTTGAGATTACTCAAAACATGAGTCTTGACGGCATTTTGCGTATTGAAGAGTATTTCCCCGTTGACTCGGAAGACGCAGAACACGACCCGATGTTGCAGCGCATGTACAACGGTATCGGTCAGGACATCTTCACGGTAAACCATGAAGCCGAGCCCATTCAATACGTGGACGACCTTGAAAAATACAATGAAGAAGAAGGACTTGCATTGAGTAAGGATGAAATTTCATATCTTCATAAACTGGAAAAAGAGAATGGAAGACCGCTCACCGACTCTGAAATATTCGGCTTTGCACAGATAAATTCAGAGCATTGTCGCCACAAAATATTCGGTGGTCAGTTTGTAATTGACGGCAAAGAAAAGGAGTCTTCGCTTTTCAACATGATTAAAAAGACCACCAAGGAGAACCCCAATAAGATTCTTTCTGCCTATAAAGACAACGTAGCTTTTGCCCAAGGCCCGGTCATTGAGCAGTTTGCACCGGCCGACCAGAGCACAAGTGACTATTTCAAAGTCAAGGAAATAGAGAGCGTTATCTCGCTGAAAGCCGAAACACATAACTTTCCAACGACTGTAGAACCCTTCAACGGAGCTGCCACAGGAACCGGAGGTGAGATACGTGACCGCATGGGTGGTGGCACAGGTTCATGGCCAATAGCCGGCACAGCCTGTTATATGACGGCTTATCCGCGTCTGAAAGACGAACAAGGAAAGCCCGATGTGGAGCGCGATTGGGAAGATATCATGCCTGTCAGAAAGTGGCTTTACCAGAGTCCTGAACAGATATTGATCAAGGCTTCCAATGGAGCGAGCGACTTTGGAAACAAGTTTGGTCAGCCTTTAATTTGCGGATCGGTGCTCACTTTCGAGCATCAGGAGAACCAAGAAAAGTATGCTTACGACAAAGTTATCATGCTTGCAGGCGGTGTGGGCTATGGAAAGAAGCGCGATTGTCTGAAGAAAGAGCCACAGAAAGGCAATAAGATTGTCGTTGTAGGAGGTGATAATTACCGCATAGGTTTAGGTGGTGGCAGCGTTTCTTCTGTGGATACAGGTCGCTACAGCAATGGAATTGAACTGAATGCCATACAGCGTGCCAATCCCGAAATGCAGAAACGAGCCTATAACCTCGTGCGTGCTTTGGTTGAAGAAGACGAAAATCCTGTTGTCAGCATTCATGACCATGGCAGTGCAGGCCACTTGAATTGCCTTTCAGAATTGGTTGAAGAATGTGGTGGAGAGATTGACATGGCCAAGCTTCCGATTGGAGACAAGACCCTTTCGGCAAAGGAAATCATTGCCAATGAAAGCCAGGAACGCATGGGATTGCTCATTGATGAGAAGTATTTAGACCATGTTCAGAAGATTGCCGAGCGTGAACGTGCGCCGATGTATGTGGTCGGTGAGACGACAGGTGATGCACATTTCTGTTTCAAGCAGGCTGATGGTGTGAAGCCATTCGACTTGGATGTGGCACAGATGTTTGGCCATACGCCGAAGACTGTCATGGTAGATGAGACCGTAGAACGCCGATATGATGATGTCAAGTATAGCGAAGATCACCTCGACAACTATCTGAATCGCGTGCTTCAATTAGAAGCTGTGGCCTGCAAAGACTGGTTGACAAACAAAGTTGACCGTTCTGTTACGGGAAAGATTGCCCGCCAACAGGGACAAGGTGAAATTCAATTGCCACTTTCCGACTGTGGAGTTGTGGCCTTGGATTACCGTGGAGAGAAGGGTATTGCCACTGCTATGGGGCATGCTCCGCAAGCAGGGTTGGCCGATCCAAAGGCAGGAAGCGTGCTCTCTGTAGCCGAGTCACTGACCAATCTCGTGTGGGCGCCATTGGAAGAAGGCCTTGACAGTGTCAGTTTAAGCGCCAACTGGATGTGGCCCTGCCGTTCACAAAAGGGCGAAGATGCCCGCCTTTACGCAGCAGTTGAGGCATTAAGCGACTTCTGTTGTGCCATTCATGTGAATGTTCCGACTGGAAAAGACTCGCTTTCTCTTTCACAACAATATCCAAATGGTGAGAAAATCATTGCTCCCGGCACTGTAATCGTCAGCGCAGGAGGTGAAGTGAGCGACGTAAAAAAGGTAGTAAGCCCTGTAATTATCAATGACAAGAACTCCAGTCTCTACCATATTGACTTCAGTTTTGACGAGCAACATCTCGGAGGTAGCGCCTTTGCACAGAGTTTGGGCAAAGTAGGCAGCGACGTTCCGACAGTAAAGAACCCCGAATACTTCGTAGATTGCTTCAACGCCGTACAGGAGTTAATCCGCCGCGGGTGGGTAATGGCAGGACATGATATCAGTGCCGGTGGTCTGATTACCACCTTGTTGGAGATGACTTTCGCCAATAAAGCGGGCGGGTTGAACATCAATCTGCACGATATTGCAGGCAATGACCTCGTTAAAATGCTGTTTGCAGAGAACCCAGGTGTCGTTATTCAAGTGAGCGATACACACAAGGCAGAGCTCTTGGAATATCTTGAAGATGCAGGAATAGGCTTTGCAAAGATTGGTTATCCTACGCCAAACAATCGCAAGATAACTGTAAAGAAGGATGAGATTGTGCATGAATTCGACATTGATACACTGCGCGACACATGGTTCAAGACTTCATATCTGCTCGATCGCGACCAGAGTTTCAACGGAATGGCAAAGAAACGCTTCACCAACTACAAGAAGCAAGCGATTGAATTACAGTTCAACAGCTACTTCAAAGGCACTTTGGAAAGCTATGGTTTGACTGTAGGCCAGCGTCAACCTTCAGGCGTAAAGGCCGCAATCATACGCGAAAAGGGAACCAATGGAGAGCGAGAAATGGCTTATACGCTTTATTTAGCGGGCTTTGATGTTAAGGATGTCATGATGACTGACCTCATCAGTGGACGCGAAACGCTTGAAGATGTGAACTTCATTGTGTTCTGTGGCGGTTTCTCCAATAGCGATGTACTCGGCAGTGCAAAGGGTTGGGCAGGCGCATTCCTATATAATCAGAAGGCAAAAGAGGCGCTGGAGAAGTTCTATGCACGTCAAGATACGCTCAGTCTTGGCATCTGTAATGGTTGTCAGTTGATGATAGAACTCAATCTCATCAACCCTGAACACACGCACAGAAGCCATTTATGCCACAACAATTCCAAGAAGTTTGAGAGTTCATTCCTCGGCTTAACTATCCCTCAGAACGAGAGTATCATGCTGCATAGTCTTAGCGGAAGCAAGCTCGGGATATGGGTTGCACATGGTGAAGGGCGCTTCTATCTGCCCGAACCGGAGGACCATTACAACGTAGTTGCCAAGTACAACTATGCTGAATACCCAGGAAATCCAAACGGATCAGACTATAATGTGGCCGGCATTTGCTCTAAAGACGGTCGTCATTTGGCTATGATGCCACATCCGGAACGTGCGATCTTCCCTTGGCAGAATGCTTACTATCCGCGCAATCGCAAGCAAGATGAAGTGACACCTTGGATAGAAGCCTTTGTCAATGCACGCAAATGGATTGAAGAAAAGACAAACAATTAA
- a CDS encoding MutS-related protein, whose amino-acid sequence MENQKHYLEQKAKMTAVISRLKRYNRYFIVGEIALFMLIVASIAVFAMTAWSKSGLLMAVICLSAYLFTRFFDNKNASTIKQTEQLLAVYTHELEAIEGNYSAFDSGQDFMDYHHPFTFDLDVFGQNSLFARLNRTVTTGGKALLARNLSFEEIQFQPKEIHYMSHQVSFMDNFQALGEGQTIDTLAMLALQNELSKASCPRWFSTRWSLIVASLMLCLLPLLIILSLFGLIEGNVPVFYATLQFFIVYLACNAATRNIAKRTAKIHREAEGFQQLIKQCVSLHDLPLSLQKEVDTLRNARQQAALLTSIINRLDRRGNILGLMIIDTFGLNDYFLIREYLRWEHDFKAQIAAQVKALSHIDALVSWGRFAYNHPETTTAEVTTEQKVCFEAEEIYHPFLGTKAVKNDFSIENGSYTIVTGANMAGKSTFLRTIGINYILARNGAPVFAKRMRTSSFNLFSSMRTTDDLAGGISYFNAELRRLQQLIRFCKHPVYVQGKPAESPSTLIILDEILKGTNSLDKLNGSRLFLENICKLPVTGLIATHDLELSKLANEYPRHFSNYCFEIELGTAVTYSYKITPGVARNQNATYLLKGVLKEIDGLSTAQPQGETAEFAG is encoded by the coding sequence ATGGAAAATCAAAAACACTACCTTGAACAAAAGGCCAAGATGACCGCTGTCATCAGCCGACTGAAACGTTACAACCGTTATTTTATCGTGGGTGAAATAGCCCTTTTCATGCTTATCGTTGCCTCGATTGCCGTTTTTGCCATGACAGCATGGAGCAAATCAGGCCTTCTGATGGCTGTGATTTGCCTTTCAGCATACCTATTTACGCGCTTTTTCGACAACAAAAACGCAAGCACTATCAAGCAGACAGAGCAACTACTTGCCGTCTATACGCACGAATTAGAAGCCATTGAAGGCAACTATTCAGCCTTTGACAGCGGACAAGACTTCATGGATTATCATCATCCTTTTACCTTTGACCTCGATGTTTTCGGGCAAAACTCACTCTTTGCACGCCTCAACCGCACGGTGACCACAGGCGGAAAAGCTTTGTTGGCACGCAATCTTTCATTTGAAGAGATACAGTTTCAGCCCAAGGAAATCCATTATATGAGCCACCAAGTCAGCTTCATGGACAACTTTCAAGCCTTGGGAGAAGGGCAAACCATTGACACCTTGGCCATGCTCGCCTTGCAAAACGAGCTTTCGAAAGCATCATGTCCAAGGTGGTTCTCCACGCGTTGGTCGCTCATTGTGGCCTCTCTGATGCTCTGCCTGCTGCCTTTACTCATCATTCTTTCACTCTTCGGACTCATCGAAGGCAATGTCCCTGTCTTCTATGCCACCCTGCAATTCTTCATCGTCTACCTTGCCTGCAACGCTGCAACCCGTAATATTGCCAAGCGAACTGCCAAAATTCATCGCGAGGCAGAGGGCTTTCAACAACTCATCAAGCAATGTGTCAGCCTGCACGACCTGCCACTTTCCCTGCAGAAAGAGGTCGACACGCTGCGCAATGCCCGCCAACAGGCTGCACTATTGACAAGTATCATCAACCGACTTGACCGCAGGGGAAACATCTTAGGACTGATGATTATCGACACATTTGGGCTGAACGACTACTTCCTCATACGCGAATACTTGCGTTGGGAACATGATTTTAAAGCACAAATTGCCGCTCAAGTCAAGGCATTAAGCCATATTGACGCCCTCGTTTCGTGGGGACGTTTCGCCTATAATCACCCGGAAACCACCACAGCAGAAGTCACGACAGAACAGAAGGTCTGTTTTGAAGCAGAGGAAATCTATCATCCTTTCCTCGGAACAAAAGCCGTCAAGAACGACTTTTCGATTGAAAATGGCAGTTATACCATTGTGACCGGAGCGAACATGGCAGGTAAAAGTACGTTCCTAAGAACCATAGGTATCAACTATATTCTGGCCAGAAACGGTGCTCCGGTGTTTGCAAAACGAATGCGAACCTCCTCATTCAACCTCTTCAGCAGCATGCGCACGACGGATGATCTGGCAGGAGGCATCTCGTATTTCAACGCCGAACTGCGACGCTTGCAACAGCTCATACGCTTCTGCAAACACCCTGTTTATGTCCAAGGGAAGCCTGCCGAAAGTCCGTCTACACTCATTATCCTCGACGAAATACTGAAAGGGACGAATTCACTCGACAAGCTCAACGGCTCAAGACTCTTCTTGGAGAACATCTGCAAATTACCCGTTACGGGCCTTATCGCCACACACGACCTTGAACTTTCAAAGCTTGCAAACGAATATCCCCGCCATTTCAGCAACTATTGCTTTGAGATTGAACTCGGAACGGCAGTTACCTATTCCTATAAAATCACGCCAGGCGTAGCACGAAATCAAAATGCAACGTATCTGTTGAAAGGCGTATTGAAAGAGATAGACGGCCTTTCGACGGCGCAACCTCAAGGAGAAACTGCCGAGTTTGCCGGCTGA
- a CDS encoding carboxypeptidase-like regulatory domain-containing protein, translating to MKIRYFFLTLLLILTAIQGMAQRNGVVLDMETRQPLAGVKVYTNTNKMYMTDRQGHYTITDRASRSVTFSHNSYVNRTLNLTNIKDTVLLLPKAITINTVVITAKAPSIMSSNPVNASTVISKDPLLKPTSPSGMNFLWFLEKRSKLSGKVMKKAHEAVEKYTPDPNPTTENDGKSKTLP from the coding sequence ATGAAAATCAGGTATTTCTTTCTTACACTCCTACTGATTCTGACAGCCATTCAGGGCATGGCGCAACGTAACGGCGTGGTTCTTGACATGGAAACTCGCCAACCTTTAGCAGGCGTTAAAGTCTACACGAACACCAACAAAATGTATATGACCGACCGACAAGGCCATTATACCATTACTGACAGGGCTTCGCGGAGCGTCACTTTCTCGCATAACAGCTACGTAAACCGCACATTAAATCTGACCAATATAAAGGACACGGTGTTGCTCTTGCCTAAAGCTATCACGATTAACACGGTCGTTATCACGGCAAAAGCCCCCAGTATCATGAGTTCCAACCCTGTAAACGCGTCTACGGTCATCAGTAAAGATCCGCTTCTCAAGCCGACATCACCCTCCGGAATGAACTTTCTGTGGTTTCTTGAAAAACGCAGTAAACTATCAGGTAAAGTCATGAAAAAGGCTCATGAGGCTGTTGAGAAATACACACCGGACCCAAATCCGACAACTGAAAACGATGGAAAATCAAAAACACTACCTTGA